In the genome of Neofelis nebulosa isolate mNeoNeb1 chromosome 6, mNeoNeb1.pri, whole genome shotgun sequence, one region contains:
- the LTV1 gene encoding protein LTV1 homolog yields the protein MPHRKKKPFIEKKKAVSFHLVHRSQRDPLAADETAPQRVLLPTQKINDEERRAEQRKYGVFFDDGYDYLQHLKEPSGPSELVLTSAFSAPNRRDEKEGSLEISTTGIQLPSSVFASEFEEDVGLLNKAAPVSGPRLDFDPDIIAALDDDFDFDNPDNLLEDDFILQANKPTEEDGMDIQKSEAEDDSEWEDVDDEKGRGRDDDNYGSAGSSDEAMSVPGKPPGAVENHLFWEEETKSRFTEYSITSSVMRRNEQLTLHDERFEKFYEQYDDDEIGALDNAELEGSIQVDSSRLEEVLNDYYKEKAENCVKLNTLEPFEDQDLLMNELDGSEEEEIVTVVLEEAKEKWDCESICSTYSNLYNHPQIIKYQPKPKQIQISSKTGIPLNVLPKKGLTAKQVERMQMINGSDLPKVSTQPRSKNESKEDKRTRKQAIKEERKERRVEKKANKLAFKLEKRRQEKELLNLKNNVEGLKL from the exons ATG CCTCACAGGAAGAAGAAGCCTTTTATAGAGAAGAAGAAAGCTGTATCTTTTCACCTGGTCCACCGGAGCCAGCGAGATCCTTTAGCCGCGGATGAGACTGCACCCCAGAGGGTTCTATTGCCCACACAGAAA ATAAATGACGAAGAACGGCGAGCAGAACAGAGGAAGTACGGTGTGTTCTTTGATGATGGCTATGACTATCTGCAGCACCTGAAGGAACCATCTGGGCCCTCAGAGCTGGTTCTCACAAGTGCCTTCAGTGCACCCAACAGAAGAGACGAAAAAGAAGGAAGTTTAGAAATTTCA ACCACGGGAATTCAGTTGCCTTCATCAGTATTTGCATCAGAGTTTGAGGAAGATGTTGGATTGTTGAATAAAGCCGCTCCTGTTTCAG gaCCTCGACTGGATTTTGATCCTGACATCATTGCAGCTCTTGATGATGATTTTGACTTTGATAATCCAGACAATCTGCTGGAAGATGATTTTATTCTTCAGGCCAATAAGCCAACAGAGGAAGATGGAATGGATATACA GAAATCTGAGGCTGAAGATGACAGTGAGTGGGAAGATGTGGATGATGAGAAGGGAAGAGGTAGAGATGACGATAACTATGGCTCTGCGGGCTCATCAGATGAGGCCATGTCTGTCCCTGGAAAACCTCCTGGGGCTGTAGAAAATCATTTGTTCTGGGAAGAGGAAACTAAAAGTCGCTTTACTGAGTATTCTATAACATCCTCAGTcatgagaagaaatgaacagcTGACTCTTCATGATGAGAGATTTGAGAAG TTTTATGAGCAGTATGACGATGATGAAATTGGAGCTCTGGATAATGCTGAATTGGAAGGTTCCATTCAAGTAGACAGCAGTCGCTTAGAGGAAGTCTTGAATGACTACTataaagagaaggcagagaa TTGTGTAAAACTGAATACTCTGGAACCCTTTGAGGATCAGGACCTGCTAATGAATGAACTGGATGGGTCTGAGGAGGAAGAGATTGTTACTGTAGTTCTTGAAGAAGCTAAAGAGAAGTGGGATTGTGAATCTATTTGTA gtacataCTCTAATTTATATAACCATCCGCAAATTATCAAGTATCAACCAAAG cccAAACAAATCCAAATATCTTCTAAAACAGGAATACCTCTCAATGTCTTACCTAAGAAAGGACTCACAGCAAAGCAAGTTGAAAGAATGCAGATGATTAATGGCAGTGATCTGCCAAAGGTGTCAACCCAACCTCGATCTAAAAACGAAagcaaagaagataaaagaacGAGAAAGCAGGCTATAAAAGAGGAACGCAAG GAACGGAGAGTGGAGAAGAAAGCTAACAAATTAGCCTTCAAActggagaaaagaaggcaggaaaaggagTTGTTGAACTTGAAGAATAATGTTGAGGGTCTCAAGCTATGA